DNA sequence from the Saccopteryx leptura isolate mSacLep1 chromosome 4, mSacLep1_pri_phased_curated, whole genome shotgun sequence genome:
TGGAGCGGAAGCTCACCAGGGCTCAGCGTGGACGCATCACAGCAGGTCTGGAGTGGGAGTGGGTCCTCGGGCCACCAGAGGGCAGGAGAGGGCTCCACGCAGGCGCCTGCCCGCGGTGAAGAGAGGCTCCACCCCATGGAGCCGCAGGGGTCCGTCTGGttgatttagaaaagaaaaagcaggagtGAGTGTAGTGGAATCTGGGGAGAGGCGCCAGGCACGACTCCAGACATTCACCGCACCTGAGCTGGGACTCGAGGCAGGGAGAACGATGACAATGACGTTCGCAGGGGACCCTGGAAGTGAGCTCCGCGTAGGCACGAGCCCCTGGGTCAGGCCGCGGACGGACATATGGAAACAAGGGACCTTATCAAGCCGTAGCCTAGAGAGGAAGCTGGGCGCGGGGGTCTCACACTCAGCAGGTTGGCTTCGTTATCTTTTTACATTTCTCACCTGTCATTAGTTTGCTCTACTCTTTGGGAGGACAGTTTCAGAGATGGGGAATGAAGAACAGGTTTTCCCTGGATCCAGAGGAAAGCAAAGGAGAGGGCGGTTTGAAAGCTTGGGGAGCTGTGTGAACAGGAGCCCCACCTGGCTTTGATTGTTCACAGGAGGCTGCACAGAACAAGGAGGACCTGGCGGCGGAGGCATGCCAGGAATCCCACTTATCCACGGCTGACCGGGGCAGGGTGCTTAACCTTCCCACGCCCACTTTCCTTCCAGCCCGACAATGGATGGTGGTGTCAATCAAGTGAGGTTATGAAGAGAGCATgtttgaaaacaataaaaccctGTGAGCAAGTGGCCTGCTGGGATTATTACTGGAGGAGGCCCCGGGGCGGGTGCAGGGCTCCCCGTGGTCTGGGAGAGGTAGGACCAGGCTGCCCTGGGTTTGATGAGATATCACTCAGGGGACAGGGGGCAGGTGGTGGGCTGTAGTTCTTCcctctgaggatgagaaggttAGACCTTGGCTTCAAGTCCATTCCCGCCTGCAGGTAGCTGAGAGATACCCCCTGGAGCAGGGAAAGGAAGTAGAATATTACAACATTCTAagactcttaaaaaaacaaaaacagaaaaaggcaaAGTAAGCAAGCTTTTAGGGAAGTTCTTTCATCAGACCTTCATTCACCCTCGCTGCTGGAGTCATTCGACACAAGTTTATTGGGCACCTGCTCTAAGCCACACGTTTCTGTCTAAGCCCAGGGGGTACAGAAGGTCCTGGCCCCGCCCCGCAGCCTCCATCTCAGCTCTTAGTTCTGCTGCCCTTTGCtggtttctcttccttctctgccaGCGCCTTTGAAATGCAGCACCTATTCCAGGGATCAGAGCAGATTTCAGCCCTTTTCTCACCAAAGTGGCAGAAAAGAAGCCGGCAGGTCCCATGTTGCAGAAGGCAGATGGTATTTCGAATTCCGGGTGGAACATCCCCTATGGATAACGACAGAATAGAGTTACGATTTCTCTTGTGCGGACTGTCGAGGCAGTGCCCAGCCCACTGCCCAACTCCGAGGGCTTGCTGGGTTCTTACAAGGCTGAGCTTCCCGGACAAGTTCCGGGTTAACCGAGCTTTTCCGGTGTCCTCACTTTAACACAGGAACAACCATCTGCCCTGTGACACTGCAGCAAGGTTCTCTGGCTTTCTGGGGATGCAAAGAGAGTCTTGGGGGACAGAGTGCAATGACGGAGGGGTTGCTCTTGGTCTCCAGGGAAACTGGAAATAGTTTGGACCCTCAGCTCCTGGCtcaaaatttagttttatatcctacaatGAAAGGCATCAAGTGAAACCTCTCGCTTGAGAGGTAACCCGTCAAGTACAGGCAACTCCTGTACCcgttaggaaaatattttatgtttttaattttatgtacaagaaaaaataattgtagcTACATGAGGCGGTGGATGTTAACTAGATATATGTGGTGAATATTTtacaatatacacaaatatgAATCAtgatgttgtacatctgaaactaatataatgacacatgtcaattatacctcaataaaattattttcttgcatTTGGGAATGAGAGAATTAAAAGGAAGAACTTATGTCAGGTCTGCAAATGCTagctatatgtatataaattatttatgtgtataaactatatttatataaacaactaaaaagccacTGAACACCTGCAGTAGTGGTCTTGCATGACTTTAGAAACCTTGCACAGTATCTCAGCCACAGACGAGGCCAACGCTCTGAACTCTGACCCTCCCTCATTCCCGCTCTGTCCAGGCTGGGGGAGAACCGTGAGGTAAACAGATGGCTCCACACCTAACGAAGGTAGAAGGGCCACAGCCTCGTCAACCAGAGATGTGGATTTTACTCTTATTTGTCCCAATAACAAATTATTTCTCTCTGGACGAATCATGTCACTGggcatgcctcagtttcctcatctgtcaagtggGCTCTCTGTGAATAACTACCAGGACTTAATTGTCAGCTGCCCCGCAGAATGTCCCTCAGGAGGTGGGCTTCTCCCCCTGGAGAGGGCTGAGCTGTCACAGAAGGTCCCCAGTCCCATCTGACATGCACGTGACTGTTAAtgcttttttaaatgcttattttattgattttagagaaagagaaagggagggagggagagagagagagagagaaagagagagagaggaacactgatctgtttctgtatgtgccctgacgggggatagaactggcaacctctgcactttgggacaacgctccaacccaccgagctatctggccagggctgccattgCCTTCCAAGACTTCTCACGCTGCCCCGGACACTTGCTGTTTGTACCGGAGCGGAGATATCCTTTTGCCTTTGCTATGACACCGATAGTTcacatttgtctttttaaacACTCTTCCTAGGGGAGATGAAAGCAGCCCAGAGCTGAGCCCAGAGGGGGTCTCCCTGCACCCCAACAACACCCAGACACCCTGCAGCCCCGCATGGACACCGTCGGTGAGCTCCTGCACTGCCTCCCCCGGCAGCgccccccccttctcctctccggGACAGTGGCAGCGTCCACCCTGCCTGGGACGCGCTTACCTGAGTTCATTGGGACCAAACAGTGGACAACAGCGAACAGAAAGAGGACCTTCATGCGTCCAGGCTCCGTTGGCTTGCCCAGCCGGCTCGTGCAGAAAGGCAAAGCCCCGTGCGGACGGGTGCAGTGGGGCAGAGAGCGGACCGCCCGCCTTTATAGCGTTTAGGGAACACAGATCAAGAGTGAGCACGTTTATCTGGTCCGCTGGGTAAGGCTGTGGGCAGCAGGTTCTGATGCTCCTCTGCCTAAAAATAGACAGGCTTctgtaagtgctggcgaggacgtggagaaaagggacccctcctgcactgctggtgggaatgcggactggtgcagccactgtggagaacagtatggagatgcctcaaaaaattaaaaatcgaactgccttttgacccagctatcccactgttaggaatataccccaagaacaccatagcactgtatgaaaaaagaaatgtacccccatgtttatggcagcattgttcacaataacaaagaactggaaacagcccaagtgtctgtcagaggacgagtggattaaaaaactttggtacatatatactatagaatactactgagctataagaaatgatgacatcggatcatttacaataacatagatggaccttgataacattatatggagtgaaataagtaaatcagaaaaaactaagaactatatgaacccatataTAGGTGggccataaaaatgagactcagagacatggacaagaatgtgatggtaacagtgggtggggcggggaggtggggagggggtgaggaaggagaggggggtgaggggaggggaggggcacaaagaaaactagatagaaggtgacggaagacaatttgactttgggtgaggagtatgcagcataatcaaatgtcaaaataatctggagatgttttctctgaacatatgtaccctgatttatcaatgtcacctcattaaaattaatttaaaaagtaggcTTCTGGTGTTCACAGGAGCAGGGCTTGCCTGTGACTCGGTAAACTGAGGTTGAGGCGAGAAGGAACCAGCAGCAATGAGCGGACGCGTGGCCCCAGGTTCTGTGCTAGGTGACAGAGACACAGGTGACTGGAAGGGGTGGCAGTCTGGTGTGAGACCAGAGGACTGCGTTGGCAGGCACTGGGGAGAGCTCTGCACTGGGGTGCAGGGTGGGGACCCCCTGGGAAGGAGGCACCACATGGGTCCTCACAACAGGACGGCATTAGAGCAGGGTCTGGGAGGATGCTTTATAGAGGTCCATAGAATGGTCGAAGCCGAGGTGACCGCCAGGTGCAGTCACACCCTCGCCTGACTTGACCTGAGTTGAGCCCCAGAATCACACTGACACGTCCTTCCCTTAAAGTTCATTTACTAACGAGTAAGAATCagctctccttcctgccctggtCCCCGGGACCTCCGTGATGGCTGTTACTGGTTTTCTATCCATTCTTCTGGAGGTGTTCTATGTATCCATTAGCACATGGGAGTCCATCTCCCCTCTGTGTATAAATAGTAGCATACGATAAATAGACTCTTCTGGACTTGCCACATTTTTTACTTGAAATATCTTGgagattttttaaagtagatgCATGGAGAGCTTCCTCATTCTTTATTACAGGTGCATGATGTCCGGTGGTCTTCCACAGTGTTTACCTGTCCGAAAGAAGCGTATCTGACCACGTCACTCAGCTAGAACGTGGATATTGACAAGAGATGTCCAGTGCGACCAGACTTCAGCAGGTGAGCGGGCCGCAGGGGGAGCGGACTGGGCATGCAGAGGAGGAGAGGGCCGGACGTTCACTGAGGAGGTTCCGGATTAAGACCTTTCAGATGAGGAAAGATGAAGCAAGGACGGTGGGTCCTCACAGAGACCGCCCCGATTCCCTGGCCTGTCTGCGccctgtttaaaaacaaacaacaacctaTGAAAATAGGACATAGGGGAAATGATTTAGGAACTAAaagttacatttctttctttggcAACCGAAAAGTCACCCTATAGGTAACCATGAATTAAGTAATTTGGAGGagaatgcccatgcatcttatggagtaaaaaaataaataaatgatattttattaaatattttaaaacaccatttggttcagaatactttttttcttattttcctccttaaaaccctaggtgtatctTATGGCCAGGTGCaccttatggagcgaaaaatactgtGTAAACTAGATATTAAGACGTGTGTATATATGAGAGTTAAATAGTGaataataaatttgttaaaattgaaACTCTTTGCCTGGGGAGTGTTTGTTCTCAGTATATTTCTGAAATCCCCCATTGCGATAAGGGCCTCGCAGTTAGAGTCGACCCTTAAAAAGACGGGCTTCCACACCAAGGTCTCAGTCTTGAACCTCAGTTCAAGGTTTGCAATGAGTAATTATAATTCTGCATGTTCCTCAACGTGAATAGAGGAAGCATAGCTGTAGGAAACAAGAATTATTGTTTggtaaaaattctaaaatgtatatatccaaatatatggatcattttttttaaaaagtcacctcAGTGGATGAGATAACAAAAAGTGTGTTTTATAGTTTGTATGCATTCTGGCTATTTATAcagaattagaatttttttttatttttttttagccataaAGCCACTGCTCAAAGGTTGTAAAAGGATAGTTTAGATATTGTTTGGCAACAGAGCATTAATTGTTCTGGAATGTCAGGTATGCCATTCCCAAGGAAGACAAACTAGAAAATCAAGCGCATGACGTCATCTCACTAATCGGGTTGTAAGtcctaaattaatttaattacagGGTTGCAAGGAGCTGAAGCTGGGTTTTTGTTCCAATATAGAAGAGGATTATTCTGGTGTGCATTATATTCATATAAAAGAGGATGAAGTAAGGAGGTAAAAGATACACCCGGGTTTGCAAACATTTGGCAGCAGCAAAACATTTATATGGTAAAAGAAAACCTTGAAACAATGCAACCATTGTTAGACGAGCAACccagttaaagaataaaatgggcaaaggacttaaaCGAGCATTTCTTCAAGGAAGAGCTGCACATGGCCAACAGACACATACAAGGATGGACAGTCAGTCATCAGTAGAGAAGCACAGGGAGAACCGCAGAGGGGTCCCCCCCTGCACCCTCACATGCCCTAGGATGGCCATTGGAAGCAACAGGAGCAGGATGCAGTAGAGCAggtgttagtgaggatgtggaggaattgGAACCCGCCTCCactgcggggtgggggggtgggaaaTAGTTCAGCCACTACAGAAAGgctgggtgggccctggccggttggctcagtggtagagcattggcctggcgtgcagaagtcccgggttcgattcccggccagggcacacaggagaggtgcccatctgcttctccacccctccccctctccttcctctctgtctctctcttcccctcccgctgccgaggctccactggagcaaagatggcccgggcgctggggatggctccttggcctctgccccaggcgctagagtggctctggtcacaacagagcgacgccccggaggggcagagcatcgccccctggtgggcagagcatcgccccctggtgggcgtgccgggtggatcccggtcgggcgcatgcgggagtctgtctgactgtctctccctgtttctggcttcagaaaaatacagaaaaaaaaaaaagaaagaaagaaaaaagaaaggctggGTGGGGCCTCAATACGTTGAACATGGAGTTAGCAAACACCTACAGATATGTGTGtactgtatacatacatatataataaaacagaTATTCAAATAAAAACTTGTACACGAACGTTCATAGCACCACtgctcacaatagccaaaaagtaggaAGAACTCGAATGTCCACCcactggtgaatggataaacaggcTGTGGTCAGCTCGGTAAAGGTGATGGAGGACTATTCCGTAATAACAGGAGCCGCGTACCGAGACATGCGTCACAACAACGGGCCTTGGAAACATTCTGTTAAGAGGAGGAAGGTCGACACAGAAGACCCGTATCCTGTGACTCTGTTTATAGGACACGTGCAGGACTGGCCAGTCCCAGGGACGGAAAGTGGATGGAGGTTGCCCAGGGCCGGAAGAGGGAGGAATGGGGCGTGTCTGCTCACTGGgtgtttccttttggggtgacaGAGTGTTCTGGAACGAGGGGGTGATGGTGGTAGCCCAACATTGTGAATGGACATAATGCTATTTAAAACGGTTAGAATGGTACATTTGGCATTCTGTATATTTCACTACCACGGAAAGAGAAAACCTTGAGGATTTCTGAAATCAGACGCTGTCAGAACAGAAAGGAGCCACTGACGACTGTGCTGTCGCAGTCTCCCTCACCGGAAGACACAGGATGGCTCGTGACAGTTCTGGGGACCAGAGCCTTGAACAGCCGCGCGGCGTTCCTGATGCGATGAGTCGCAGCGCTGTGCAGACGCGCATGCGCACGAACTGCCCACCGCCATATAAAACCATACGCTCTGATTTTATCTGTGAAATCCAAGGCAGAACGCTTCCATTTTCACCTTCGTGTCTGGAGGTGGCCGGCAGGGCGTGCCTCGTACTGGACGTGGGGCGAAGGCCTCCCTGAgacaattaaaaaacataaatccG
Encoded proteins:
- the LOC136404028 gene encoding sperm-associated antigen 11A-like, whose translation is MKVLFLFAVVHCLVPMNSGDVPPGIRNTICLLQHGTCRLLFCHFGEKRAEICSDPWNRCCISKALAEKEEKPAKGSRTKS